The Mus caroli chromosome 1, CAROLI_EIJ_v1.1, whole genome shotgun sequence genome has a window encoding:
- the LOC110295431 gene encoding formin-like protein 20 — protein sequence MPQVQGWQGTTPQRLGEGQAGGTRTRERAAPPQHPPSAALCARRPGAHGSLPRVPPPDCRNCHPRGPPVPLPRPRSGPAPLPPPPPALISSLQRAPQETQELAAGSALRLRRALLARDGPPRRHRRRSPSLPAAASVAAFALKPGARAPRLTPQLHSPPHPAASRARLR from the coding sequence ATGCCCCAGGTCCAGGGATGGCAGGGGACAACCCCGCAGAGGCTAGGAGAGGGGCAGGCGGGCGGGACCCGCACCCGTGAGCGCGCGGCCCCGCCCCAGCACCCGCCCTCCGCTGCGCTCTGCGCCCGCCGCCCCGGGGCGCACGGCTCCCTCCCAAGAGTCCCGCCGCCTGACTGTCGCAACTGCCACCCCCGTGGcccccctgtccccctcccccgcccacgCTCCGGCCCcgctcccctcccacccccgcccccggcTCTGATTTCTTCTCTCCAGCGAGCTCCGCAGGAGACACAGGAGCTGGCTGCTGGGTCCGCTCTCCGCCTCCGCCGCGCCCTCCTCGCCCGGGATGGGCCCccccgccgccaccgccgccggaGCCCTAGTCTCCCGGCCGCCGCCTCGGTCGCCGCGTTTGCCCTGAAGCCCGGTGCCCGCGCGCCCCGGCTCACCCCGCAgcttcactccccaccccaccccgccgcCTCCCGGGCCAGACTGCGGTAG
- the Wnt6 gene encoding protein Wnt-6: MLPPVPSRLGLLLLLLCPAHVGGLWWAVGSPLVMDPTSICRKARRLAGRQAELCQAEPEVVAELARGARLGVRECQFQFRFRRWNCSSHSKAFGRVLQQDIRETAFVFAITAAGASHAVTQACSMGELLQCGCQAPRGRAPPRPSGLLGTPGPPGPTGSPDASAAWEWGGCGDDVDFGDEKSRLFMDAQHKRGRGDIRALVQLHNNEAGRLAVRSHTRTECKCHGLSGSCALRTCWQKLPPFREVGARLLERFHGASRVMGTNDGKALLPAVRTLKPPGRADLLYAADSPDFCSPNRRTGSPGTRGRACNSSAPDLSGCDLLCCGRGHRQESVQLEENCLCRFHWCCVVQCHRCRVRKELSLCL, translated from the exons ATGCTGCCGCCGGTGCCCTCCCGCCTcggactgctgctgctgctcttgtgCCCCGCGCACGTCGGTGGACTGTGGTG GGCCGTGGGCAGCCCCCTGGTCATGGATCCTACCAGCATCTGCAGGAAGGCCAGGCGGCTGGCAGGAAGGCAGGCCGAGCTGTGCCAGGCGGAGCCGGAAGTAGTGGCAGAGCTTGCCCGAGGCGCAAGACTGGGGGTTCGAGAATGTCAGTTCCAGTTCCGTTTCCGACGCTGGAACTGCTCCAGTCACAGCAAGGCCTTTGGGCGCGTCCTGCAGCAGG ACATCCGAGAGACAGCTTTCGTGTTTGCAATCACCGCAGCCGGTGCCAGCCACGCGGTCACTCAAGCCTGTTCCATGGGAGAGCTCCTACAGTGTGGTTGTCAGGCACCCCGCGGGCGGGCACCGCCTAGACCCTCCGGCCTTCTGGGCACTCCTGGACCTCCAGGACCAACTGGCTCTCCAGATGCTAGCGCAGCCTGGGAGTGGGGAGGCTGCGGAGACGATGTGGACTTCGGGGATGAGAAGTCAAGACTCTTTATGGACGCGCAGCACAAGCGGGGCCGTGGAGATATCCGTGCATTGGTGCAACTGCACAACAACGAGGCGGGCAGGCTG GCGGTGCGGAGCCACACGCGCACCGAGTGTAAGTGCCACGGGCTTTCGGGTTCCTGCGCTCTGCGCACCTGCTGGCAGAAGCTGCCTCCGTTCCGCGAGGTGGGCGCACGGCTGCTGGAGCGCTTCCACGGCGCCTCGCGCGTCATGGGCACCAACGACGGCAAAGCTCTGCTGCCTGCGGTCCGCACACTCAAGCCTCCCGGACGAGCGGATCTCCTCTACGCAGCCGATTCACCCGACTTCTGCTCCCCAAACCGGCGCACCGGTTCGCCGGGCACGCGCGGACGCGCCTGCAACAGCAGTGCCCCGGACCTCAGCGGCTGCGACCTGTTGTGCTGCGGTCGCGGGCACCGCCAGGAGAGCGTACAGCTCGAGGAGAACTGTCTGTGCCGCTTCCACTGGTGCTGCGTGGTGCAATGCCACCGCTGCCGGGTGCGCAAGGAACTCAGCCTGTGCCTCTGA